From a region of the Candidatus Jettenia caeni genome:
- a CDS encoding putative holo-[acyl-carrier protein] synthase: MYIGIDIIEIKRIERLFSSNEGFLRKIYTEKEVEYCNQKKNKYQHFAARFATKEAVFKALGTGWIGAMKWTDIELLNDEMGKPYLNLYGSVKELANKKNINNISVSVSHCRDYAIAQVLLVPGSM, translated from the coding sequence ATGTACATTGGCATTGATATAATAGAAATAAAACGTATTGAAAGGTTATTTTCTTCTAATGAGGGTTTTTTGAGGAAAATTTATACGGAAAAAGAAGTAGAATACTGTAATCAAAAAAAGAATAAATATCAGCATTTTGCAGCACGCTTTGCTACCAAAGAGGCTGTATTCAAGGCATTAGGGACAGGCTGGATAGGCGCTATGAAATGGACAGACATTGAGTTGTTGAACGACGAAATGGGAAAACCGTATTTGAACCTTTATGGAAGTGTAAAAGAACTGGCAAACAAAAAGAATATTAACAATATTTCTGTATCAGTATCCCATTGCCGGGATTATGCTATTGCTCAGGTATTATTAGTGCCGGGGAGTATGTGA
- a CDS encoding putative 3-oxoacyl-(acyl-carrier-protein) synthase has product MFLITEKNKSKVVITGLGLVTPVGIGVQKSWESFIHGCDGANEMKSFDTSQYKVHRSCEVKDFHLDVELENQIKENTIHKYVYYAAREALQESGLSHDKSSFNKERFGIAMGTLAAELTPHERLLRLHTSKKDNGFDKIVAAVYPPNSITNILAQYFHFEGPTMVSLNACSSGNHAIAWAYDLLIENKVDVVMVGGGDMIPQTEFTHFHNLKALAPEHCQPFDKNRQGLMIGEGAGILIMERYEFARKRGAVIIAEMAGYGLSCDGFHMTAPHPEGEGAVKCMGDALKMARLSPSDIGYINAHGTGTPHNDKAETIAIKHLFRDHAYNIPCSSTKSMIGHLMGAASAVESVICCLALRYGILPPTIHYHTPDPECDLDYIPNRARELTVKHVLNNSFAFGGNNATTIFSKIE; this is encoded by the coding sequence TTGTTTCTGATTACTGAAAAAAATAAGTCAAAAGTGGTAATTACCGGATTAGGACTGGTTACCCCTGTTGGGATAGGTGTTCAAAAAAGTTGGGAATCCTTTATCCATGGCTGCGATGGAGCTAATGAGATGAAGTCGTTCGATACCTCCCAGTACAAGGTTCACCGTTCTTGTGAGGTAAAGGATTTTCATCTGGATGTTGAATTAGAGAATCAAATAAAGGAAAACACCATCCATAAATATGTTTATTATGCAGCCCGGGAGGCATTACAGGAAAGCGGTTTGTCGCATGATAAGAGCAGCTTCAATAAGGAACGTTTTGGTATTGCTATGGGAACCTTAGCTGCTGAATTAACACCTCATGAAAGACTTTTACGATTACATACCTCAAAAAAAGATAACGGTTTTGATAAGATTGTTGCTGCTGTTTATCCTCCGAATTCTATTACGAATATCCTCGCTCAATATTTTCACTTTGAGGGGCCTACCATGGTCTCGCTGAATGCCTGTTCTTCAGGTAATCATGCCATTGCCTGGGCTTACGACCTTCTTATAGAGAATAAGGTAGATGTTGTAATGGTTGGCGGAGGGGATATGATCCCTCAAACGGAATTTACTCATTTCCATAATCTCAAAGCGCTTGCTCCTGAGCATTGTCAGCCCTTTGATAAAAACAGGCAAGGACTTATGATCGGAGAAGGAGCCGGTATCTTGATCATGGAACGTTATGAATTTGCCAGGAAAAGGGGGGCGGTTATTATTGCTGAAATGGCGGGTTATGGATTAAGCTGTGATGGATTCCATATGACAGCGCCTCATCCGGAGGGTGAAGGTGCTGTAAAATGTATGGGTGATGCGCTAAAAATGGCAAGGCTTTCTCCGTCTGATATCGGCTATATCAATGCACATGGTACGGGTACGCCACATAATGATAAGGCGGAGACTATTGCTATAAAGCACTTGTTCAGGGATCATGCTTATAACATTCCCTGCAGTTCCACAAAATCCATGATAGGTCATCTTATGGGTGCAGCGAGTGCTGTAGAATCTGTTATATGCTGCCTTGCATTACGATACGGAATATTGCCTCCAACAATTCATTACCATACACCTGATCCGGAGTGTGACCTTGATTATATACCTAACAGGGCGCGGGAGTTAACCGTTAAGCATGTTTTAAATAACTCATTTGCCTTTGGTGGTAATAATGCTACCACGATATTCAGTAAAATAGAATAG
- a CDS encoding putative 3-oxoacyl-(acyl-carrier-protein) synthase: MKRRVVVTGIGIVSPLGFTKDDFWNNLVEGKLGIAPMTSLDLSPYTCKLGGEVRDLRPEIYLGNKGLKYLHKGTRFLGSATKMALDDAKLPQDSSLSDQMGVVVGSSLGNFSETTDYFYEIIRNNPSELSPMVSYDVALNSSINYVSVTFKIKGLARTISAGFTSSADAIGNAYGIIQRDMAKVIIAGGVEQISIDLYLIFYLRGLLSGLDGTKEAGLPFDNKRNGFVMSEGSYVVILEELQHALDRGAPIYAEVRGFGNTFVGGKNYSKEERARRVERAMYSALEEADIQKETIDLISANANGCKMQDAIEAQAIQSFYGSKGNDIPVSAIKSNMGESYGAAGAAQFISTVMSIHTGTIPHIINHNEKDPKVNLNLILQNPVRKEIQNALVNTMDYDGNNSCLVISKL, encoded by the coding sequence ATGAAACGAAGGGTCGTAGTTACAGGAATAGGGATTGTATCACCTCTTGGATTTACCAAAGATGATTTTTGGAATAACCTCGTAGAGGGAAAATTGGGCATTGCGCCAATGACATCTCTTGATCTCTCACCATATACATGCAAGCTTGGCGGAGAGGTTAGAGACCTTCGTCCCGAAATCTATCTTGGCAATAAAGGTTTGAAGTACTTGCATAAAGGCACAAGGTTCTTAGGATCGGCCACGAAGATGGCGCTTGATGATGCAAAGTTACCGCAGGATAGTTCTTTATCGGATCAAATGGGTGTGGTTGTTGGATCGTCTTTAGGCAATTTTTCTGAAACAACAGATTATTTCTATGAGATTATCAGAAATAATCCTTCAGAATTATCGCCGATGGTCAGCTATGATGTTGCATTAAATTCTTCAATTAACTACGTTTCTGTTACCTTTAAGATAAAGGGACTTGCACGGACTATATCAGCAGGTTTCACATCAAGCGCGGATGCGATAGGGAATGCATATGGTATAATTCAGCGAGATATGGCCAAAGTTATTATTGCGGGCGGGGTCGAGCAGATTTCTATCGATCTGTATCTCATATTTTATCTGCGAGGTCTCTTATCAGGTCTCGATGGCACAAAGGAGGCTGGTTTACCCTTCGATAATAAAAGGAATGGTTTTGTAATGTCTGAAGGCAGTTATGTGGTTATTCTCGAAGAGCTTCAGCATGCTCTGGACAGGGGAGCGCCTATCTACGCAGAAGTAAGAGGCTTTGGAAATACCTTTGTAGGTGGTAAAAATTATTCGAAAGAGGAAAGGGCGCGCCGTGTTGAAAGGGCTATGTACAGCGCCTTGGAGGAAGCAGATATTCAGAAAGAAACTATTGATCTTATCAGCGCAAATGCAAATGGATGCAAGATGCAGGATGCTATTGAAGCACAGGCAATCCAATCCTTTTATGGCTCAAAGGGCAATGATATTCCTGTCTCGGCAATAAAATCGAATATGGGTGAATCTTATGGCGCCGCAGGTGCTGCTCAGTTTATTTCTACTGTCATGTCTATACATACCGGCACAATACCTCACATCATCAATCACAACGAAAAAGACCCGAAAGTTAATCTAAATCTTATCCTGCAGAATCCCGTCAGGAAAGAAATTCAAAATGCACTGGTAAACACCATGGATTACGATGGAAATAATTCATGTTTGGTGATAAGTAAATTATGA
- a CDS encoding putative NADH:flavin oxidoreductase/NADH oxidase — protein MSKLFEEIPVGQMTVKNRIIMSAMDLGFTSDGTVNDRIVRFYEDRAKGGVGLIVVGGCYPEMNGKVWKSIIGLDKDELIPGLRRLTDTVHAYQVRIAAQLLHGGRSASSFFTKMQPVSPSPLVHRSIKQEPHALTVSEIKTVIGNYVSATVRAKKAGFDAVELHGGMGYLINQFLSKATNKRDDGYGGSLENRVRFAREIIIAIKEAVGKDYPIIFRMSGDDLVAEGLKIDESLEIARMLEQSGADAFNVSPGWHESRTPILSMIIPRMAYTFLSQRIKSCVKVPVIASVRINDLTLAEEVLDNEQADMVSLGRPLIVDPDLPNKYKNGQFDDIRTCIACNQGCFDSLLNFKSVSCTYNAMAGHEGEYKIIPSSKPKKVVVIGGGPAGMEAARVLALRGHRVTLYERKKHLGGQLRYAFIPPGREEIQNIITYLEKQIFRLKVHIKTGKEADLQMLQEEQPDAIVVATGGYPVMPDLPGIKGKQVYTASTILEGKVLSGKDVVILGGGTVGCEVALHIAKQGTMRPDVACFLLKHKVLSDRDVIEYTTRGSKDITILEMKKKIGGGFGISTRWVILNELKDAGVKEITEVRVKEIINNGENGRKTEGVVYEKGGKDYFIRADTVIIAVGYSPYNAMQKQIEGKFPEIYCIGDCVKVRTALEAIHEGFEVALKI, from the coding sequence ATGAGCAAACTGTTTGAAGAAATACCTGTCGGTCAGATGACAGTAAAAAACAGGATAATCATGTCTGCTATGGATTTGGGATTTACTTCTGACGGTACAGTGAATGACCGGATTGTTCGTTTTTATGAGGATCGTGCCAAAGGCGGTGTTGGCCTCATTGTTGTAGGTGGTTGTTATCCGGAAATGAATGGTAAGGTTTGGAAGAGTATTATTGGATTAGACAAGGATGAGCTTATTCCGGGATTACGAAGATTAACCGATACTGTTCATGCCTATCAGGTGCGTATCGCCGCTCAGTTGCTTCACGGTGGCCGCAGCGCCTCATCCTTCTTTACAAAAATGCAGCCTGTTTCTCCCTCTCCCCTGGTGCACAGAAGTATCAAACAGGAACCGCATGCCCTGACAGTCTCAGAGATTAAAACAGTTATCGGTAATTATGTCAGCGCAACCGTAAGGGCAAAGAAGGCCGGCTTTGATGCCGTGGAGCTTCACGGTGGTATGGGATACCTCATTAATCAATTCCTTTCAAAGGCTACCAATAAGCGTGATGATGGGTATGGTGGAAGTCTTGAAAACAGGGTTCGTTTTGCCAGGGAAATAATAATCGCCATAAAAGAAGCCGTTGGGAAGGACTACCCTATCATCTTTCGGATGTCAGGAGATGATCTTGTTGCGGAGGGACTCAAAATAGATGAGAGTCTGGAAATTGCCCGGATGTTAGAGCAATCAGGCGCTGATGCCTTTAACGTATCTCCTGGCTGGCATGAGAGCAGAACGCCTATCCTATCAATGATTATTCCACGGATGGCTTATACCTTTCTTTCACAAAGAATCAAATCATGCGTAAAAGTTCCGGTAATTGCCTCAGTCAGAATAAACGATCTTACCCTGGCCGAAGAGGTCTTAGACAATGAGCAGGCAGACATGGTATCCCTTGGCAGACCACTCATCGTAGACCCTGATCTGCCGAATAAATATAAAAACGGGCAATTTGATGATATCAGAACATGCATTGCCTGTAATCAGGGTTGCTTTGATTCTTTGCTGAATTTTAAATCCGTTTCCTGTACGTATAATGCAATGGCAGGGCATGAAGGTGAGTATAAAATAATTCCATCAAGCAAACCGAAAAAGGTGGTGGTCATAGGCGGGGGACCTGCCGGTATGGAAGCTGCCCGTGTTTTGGCATTACGGGGACACAGGGTTACCTTGTATGAGAGGAAAAAACATCTGGGCGGTCAATTACGGTATGCCTTTATTCCTCCGGGACGTGAAGAAATACAAAATATTATTACCTACCTGGAAAAACAGATTTTCAGGCTTAAGGTACATATAAAAACCGGAAAAGAGGCTGATTTACAAATGTTACAGGAGGAACAACCCGATGCCATAGTTGTAGCCACAGGTGGATATCCTGTCATGCCTGATCTTCCCGGTATAAAAGGGAAACAGGTGTATACAGCAAGTACTATACTGGAGGGAAAAGTTTTATCGGGAAAGGACGTGGTCATACTTGGCGGTGGAACTGTAGGATGTGAGGTGGCGCTGCACATAGCCAAACAGGGAACAATGAGGCCTGATGTGGCTTGTTTTCTGCTAAAACACAAGGTGCTCAGCGACAGGGATGTCATTGAATACACTACCAGGGGAAGTAAGGATATCACCATTCTGGAAATGAAAAAGAAAATAGGTGGCGGATTTGGTATTTCCACACGATGGGTTATTCTCAATGAGTTAAAAGACGCTGGGGTAAAAGAAATAACAGAAGTGCGGGTGAAGGAAATAATAAATAATGGCGAAAATGGCAGAAAAACGGAAGGCGTCGTTTATGAAAAGGGCGGAAAAGATTATTTTATCAGGGCCGATACCGTTATTATTGCTGTCGGGTACAGTCCTTATAACGCTATGCAAAAGCAGATAGAAGGAAAGTTTCCGGAGATATATTGTATTGGTGATTGCGTTAAGGTTCGCACTGCATTAGAAGCTATTCACGAAGGTTTTGAAGTTGCCTTAAAGATATAA
- a CDS encoding putative enoyl-CoA hydratase: MKDIRMNRGDNSGYDHIESEEIRAHNGKAIGIIYLKKPPRNSIGSWLLDALYDKMDQYEGDERVGAIIIASKLRGVFSDGADRDELFGTWISGLVADKNYERFHRAHEMFVEIENCKKPVIAAINGVTIGAGLELAMLCDLRIASELSFFSLPEAKPELSIIPGLGGTQRLPRYIGMARAKEMLFLGKMIRAETALEWGLVNQISPHKEVINHAIVLAETLLERDARALKEMKKCINFAGENDILKGIEYEVGLFAEMMRLKFSNKGK; this comes from the coding sequence ATGAAAGATATCCGCATGAATCGTGGTGATAACTCCGGTTATGATCACATTGAATCCGAAGAAATCAGGGCTCATAATGGTAAGGCCATCGGTATTATTTATCTGAAAAAACCTCCACGAAACTCTATAGGCTCATGGCTTCTGGATGCCCTCTATGATAAGATGGATCAGTATGAGGGTGATGAAAGAGTGGGCGCTATTATTATTGCCAGTAAACTAAGGGGCGTCTTTAGTGACGGCGCTGACCGTGATGAGCTCTTTGGCACCTGGATATCGGGTCTTGTAGCTGATAAGAACTATGAACGGTTTCATCGCGCTCATGAGATGTTTGTGGAGATTGAAAATTGTAAAAAGCCTGTTATTGCTGCCATAAACGGAGTTACGATCGGCGCTGGTTTAGAGCTTGCTATGCTGTGTGACCTGCGTATTGCGTCTGAACTTTCCTTTTTCAGCCTGCCAGAGGCAAAACCTGAACTGAGTATTATTCCCGGTCTTGGAGGTACACAGCGTTTGCCCCGTTATATCGGTATGGCGCGTGCTAAGGAGATGCTGTTTTTAGGAAAGATGATCCGTGCTGAGACCGCTTTGGAATGGGGTCTCGTTAATCAAATTTCACCTCATAAAGAGGTTATAAACCATGCCATAGTTTTGGCAGAAACGTTGTTAGAACGAGATGCAAGGGCGCTCAAAGAGATGAAGAAATGTATCAATTTTGCGGGAGAGAACGATATCCTGAAAGGTATCGAATATGAGGTGGGTCTCTTTGCAGAGATGATGCGATTAAAATTTTCGAATAAGGGTAAATAA
- a CDS encoding 3-oxoacyl carrier protein reductase, protein MEFKDTVAIVTGGTRGIGKSIALELAKNGCNIAFNYNKNTDAAHLLVKEIESMGAKAISFQVNAASFEGAKNMVKEVKDRFGKIDFLVNNAGITRDKLLALMAENDWDDVINTNLKSVYNFSKSVITQMIKQKSGSILNITSVSGITGIAGQVNYSSSKAGMIGFTKALAKEVGKANITVNAIACGFIETDMTAVLPQEYKDKMIEMIPVRRFGTPDDVAKAAIFLLSDHAKYITGHVISVDGGLAM, encoded by the coding sequence ATGGAGTTCAAGGATACCGTAGCAATTGTTACGGGTGGTACCCGGGGTATAGGCAAGTCAATCGCATTAGAACTGGCAAAAAACGGCTGCAACATAGCCTTTAACTACAATAAAAATACCGATGCTGCCCATCTTCTGGTAAAGGAAATTGAATCGATGGGTGCAAAGGCCATTTCTTTCCAGGTAAATGCAGCCAGTTTTGAAGGCGCTAAGAATATGGTAAAAGAAGTGAAGGATAGATTTGGAAAGATTGATTTCCTGGTAAATAATGCCGGTATTACCCGTGATAAACTCCTCGCTTTAATGGCAGAGAATGATTGGGATGATGTTATCAATACCAATCTCAAAAGTGTTTATAATTTTTCTAAATCGGTGATTACCCAGATGATCAAGCAAAAATCAGGTAGCATCCTGAATATAACCTCAGTAAGTGGAATAACGGGAATAGCAGGTCAGGTAAACTATTCTTCCTCCAAGGCTGGTATGATAGGATTTACCAAGGCCCTTGCCAAAGAGGTGGGGAAGGCAAATATTACGGTAAATGCGATAGCCTGCGGCTTTATTGAAACAGACATGACGGCAGTTTTGCCTCAGGAATATAAGGATAAAATGATTGAGATGATTCCGGTAAGAAGATTTGGCACACCTGATGATGTTGCCAAAGCGGCGATTTTCCTGTTATCAGACCATGCTAAATACATTACTGGTCATGTAATTAGCGTCGATGGCGGTTTAGCAATGTAG
- a CDS encoding putative muconolactone delta-isomerase, with protein sequence MLFLLKVEIKQMPPLPVKDFLEYVIKEWEYFSRFQRRGKIIAGGKLAGKRGAAAIIDAESNEEMEDIVSKLPLFPFFTDIEITPLVPMEKALLDTKRIHSLMK encoded by the coding sequence ATGCTATTTTTATTAAAAGTTGAAATAAAGCAGATGCCCCCTTTGCCGGTAAAAGACTTTTTGGAATATGTTATAAAAGAATGGGAATATTTTTCACGATTTCAAAGGCGTGGTAAGATTATAGCGGGTGGGAAATTAGCTGGTAAGAGGGGGGCTGCGGCTATAATCGATGCTGAATCCAATGAAGAGATGGAAGATATCGTCTCAAAATTACCGCTCTTTCCGTTCTTTACCGATATAGAAATCACGCCTCTTGTGCCTATGGAGAAGGCGCTTCTGGATACCAAGAGGATTCATTCGCTGATGAAGTAG
- a CDS encoding glutamyl-tRNA reductase produces MSILVVGLNHKSAPVEVREKLAFNANNIPTALSYFLQKYQKAEAVILSTCNRVEIYVSSLDGAIQAEDVLSFLADFHKVELPVFSPYMYHNKDDRAVNHLFFVTTSLDSMVLGESQILSQVKEAYTIASLQESTGKVLNQLFQQALNVAKIVHTKTSIGKRKVSISSVAVEFAEKIFQDFTGKMVLVVGAGEMCELLIKHLYEEGARTFVVANRTFERAQELAHTYHGQAIKYELLGEYLAKADIIISSTSAPHYVIHAQQIKEAIKHRRGNPIFLIDIAVPRDIEPDVAKIDNVYLYNIDDLQSVVSQNIDERTREIEKCRSIIEEEVEHFMAKLEEIKIEPAITLLRNHFHAIGREELNRLKPKLKNMQDGEWEQVVYAIERTINKLLHHPAKVAKQEAKNGGGYRYVETIKKLFGIFHHTDHPQH; encoded by the coding sequence ATGAGTATTTTAGTTGTAGGGTTGAACCATAAATCAGCCCCTGTAGAGGTTAGAGAAAAACTTGCTTTTAATGCTAATAATATTCCCACTGCTTTATCTTATTTTCTCCAAAAATATCAAAAGGCAGAAGCTGTTATCTTATCGACCTGTAACCGTGTTGAAATATATGTATCCTCTCTGGATGGCGCTATTCAGGCAGAGGATGTCCTTTCATTCCTTGCTGATTTCCACAAGGTTGAGTTACCTGTTTTTTCCCCTTATATGTACCATAACAAGGATGACCGGGCGGTTAATCATCTTTTCTTTGTCACTACCAGCCTTGATTCTATGGTATTAGGAGAATCACAAATCCTGTCGCAGGTTAAAGAAGCCTACACCATAGCGTCTTTGCAGGAATCCACGGGAAAGGTTCTTAATCAGCTATTTCAGCAGGCGCTCAATGTCGCTAAAATCGTGCATACGAAAACTTCCATTGGAAAGAGAAAGGTCTCTATAAGTTCTGTAGCAGTAGAATTTGCCGAGAAAATATTTCAGGATTTTACCGGAAAAATGGTTCTCGTGGTAGGCGCCGGTGAAATGTGCGAACTCCTCATAAAGCATCTGTATGAAGAAGGAGCGCGTACATTCGTGGTTGCAAACCGCACATTTGAACGTGCACAGGAACTTGCTCACACATATCATGGCCAGGCCATTAAATATGAATTACTGGGAGAATATCTCGCAAAGGCTGATATTATTATCAGCTCCACCTCCGCTCCTCACTATGTGATTCATGCCCAGCAGATAAAAGAGGCCATCAAACACCGGAGGGGAAATCCTATATTCCTCATAGATATCGCTGTTCCAAGGGACATTGAACCTGATGTTGCCAAAATTGACAATGTATATCTCTACAACATTGATGATTTACAATCTGTCGTAAGCCAAAACATCGATGAGCGAACCAGAGAGATAGAAAAATGCCGTAGTATTATTGAAGAGGAAGTAGAACATTTTATGGCAAAGCTGGAGGAAATAAAGATAGAACCTGCAATAACCCTGTTGCGGAATCATTTCCATGCAATCGGCAGGGAAGAGTTAAATCGTTTAAAACCAAAACTGAAAAACATGCAAGATGGAGAATGGGAACAAGTTGTTTATGCTATTGAACGTACCATTAACAAACTCCTTCACCACCCGGCAAAGGTAGCAAAACAAGAGGCGAAAAACGGAGGTGGATATCGATACGTAGAAACCATCAAAAAGTTATTTGGAATTTTCCATCATACGGACCACCCTCAACATTAA
- a CDS encoding putative cytochrome c biogenesis protein — translation MMGFFIHSGFLVFLGFESSNIPITNVYESFISLLWCILFVYINLDYLYKLPSLDTFLMPVVTALSLWALTFDGGNLLITVHLQNFWLIAHIIPIFVGYAAFTISFSLSIMYLTQQRQLKHKLFGPLFNRLPSLEGIDKLMWKTISFGFPLLTLGLVFGTFWVKTQNILGEMWYLDYKVILGLATWLIYAALLHMRLVASFHGTKIACLTIAGFCLVLFTFIGTFFMGSKHAFQNVNEQSHTKILHIQ, via the coding sequence ATGATGGGATTCTTTATTCACAGCGGTTTTCTGGTATTCCTGGGTTTTGAATCGAGCAATATCCCGATAACCAATGTATACGAATCCTTCATATCATTACTCTGGTGCATTCTCTTTGTTTACATCAATCTGGATTATCTTTACAAATTACCCTCTTTAGATACTTTTTTAATGCCTGTTGTTACAGCGCTTTCACTATGGGCGCTTACATTTGATGGGGGAAATCTGCTCATTACCGTACATCTTCAGAACTTTTGGCTTATAGCGCATATTATCCCCATATTTGTAGGATACGCCGCCTTTACCATATCCTTTAGCCTGAGTATCATGTATTTAACGCAGCAAAGACAATTAAAACATAAGCTATTTGGCCCTCTTTTTAATAGATTGCCCTCATTGGAAGGAATTGACAAGCTTATGTGGAAAACAATTTCTTTTGGCTTTCCTCTCCTTACCTTAGGACTTGTATTCGGTACTTTTTGGGTAAAAACACAAAATATTTTAGGCGAGATGTGGTATTTGGATTACAAGGTTATTCTTGGTTTGGCAACCTGGCTCATATACGCAGCGCTGTTGCATATGCGCCTTGTCGCATCTTTTCATGGCACAAAGATCGCATGTTTGACTATTGCAGGTTTTTGCCTTGTGCTTTTTACCTTTATCGGTACCTTCTTTATGGGATCCAAACATGCCTTTCAGAATGTCAACGAACAATCTCATACAAAGATTTTACATATTCAATAA
- a CDS encoding putative molybdopterin biosynthesis protein MoeB has product MFYGIGTHGQKILMDKSAVLIGCGALGCTSANLLVRSGIGCLKIVDRDYIEESNLQRQSLFDEEDIKKNLPKSVAAQKKLQAVNSHIRIESCVADLNPSNIGSLLENTDIVIDGTDNFETRFLINDYCVKKEIPWIYGACIGSVGLIMDIVPSKTPCLRCLLEHIPPFGTTETCDTAGIIAPIASIIASIQVAEALKILTNNFDALNNGLLKIDIWQNEIKRLHIGDIKRKSDCVTCKQHYYEFLSKDNYSMATSLCGRNAVQILHPNRSKLDLTQLAARLEKVGTVSFNNFLLRLKTEKYDITIFPDGRSIISGTNDMSLAKGLYAKYIGM; this is encoded by the coding sequence ATGTTTTATGGTATAGGCACTCATGGCCAAAAAATACTTATGGATAAGTCTGCCGTGCTTATCGGTTGCGGTGCCTTAGGCTGCACCTCAGCAAACCTTCTTGTCCGCAGCGGAATTGGATGCCTGAAAATTGTAGACCGTGATTATATTGAAGAAAGTAACTTGCAACGCCAATCGTTATTTGACGAAGAAGATATAAAAAAAAACCTCCCCAAATCTGTCGCCGCACAAAAAAAACTTCAAGCAGTGAATTCCCATATCCGGATTGAATCCTGTGTTGCTGACCTTAATCCATCGAATATAGGATCCCTTTTAGAGAATACCGATATTGTTATTGATGGAACTGATAATTTTGAAACACGGTTCCTGATAAATGATTATTGTGTGAAAAAAGAGATACCCTGGATTTATGGGGCATGCATCGGATCTGTGGGTTTAATCATGGATATTGTTCCGTCAAAAACGCCCTGTTTGCGGTGCCTGCTTGAGCATATCCCGCCTTTTGGTACCACAGAAACATGCGATACGGCAGGGATTATTGCACCCATTGCCAGTATTATTGCTTCTATCCAGGTAGCAGAAGCATTAAAGATCTTAACAAACAACTTTGATGCCTTAAATAACGGTCTTTTAAAGATAGACATCTGGCAAAATGAGATAAAAAGATTGCATATCGGGGATATCAAAAGGAAGTCTGACTGTGTAACATGCAAACAACATTATTATGAATTCCTGTCCAAAGATAACTATTCAATGGCCACCTCTTTGTGTGGCAGAAATGCCGTACAAATTTTACATCCCAACAGATCAAAATTAGATTTAACGCAGCTTGCAGCACGACTTGAAAAAGTGGGAACAGTCTCTTTTAATAATTTTTTATTACGGTTAAAGACAGAAAAATATGATATAACAATATTTCCTGATGGGCGCTCAATTATTTCTGGCACAAATGATATGTCTTTAGCAAAAGGGCTTTACGCAAAATATATAGGAATGTAA